Proteins encoded in a region of the Apostichopus japonicus isolate 1M-3 chromosome 19, ASM3797524v1, whole genome shotgun sequence genome:
- the LOC139960230 gene encoding uncharacterized protein isoform X2, with protein MTDAMCDCESDSSSSSSDSEDEVKPILTGLHKTSECSADLENNILPNDSEDVTSPQVSRRLPFVVLLVMKLVCIFQHSQVTGVRRCFRCKLQASKERTKFLQSEDHLTWYMMNKHCSFQPQNQWYGESDVTASSYEKLLGSYSENTGRASLPPCQCCESYWWNYDGVPERYDDKERGISAWNHPGSWFLSTTIVFGAISVLIYDFCYYVHAIDISRHVLHILSYSTFLLILLQFPAFNFLSKVMSAAFQQNLACSSWTMVFNARYITKRLQFIGFAQKGIPGKALLTACFVLPPMAAAYRGFVYFHFMGFLTTHAFISVICCGVIMFLSAVFQYVVYLTRLSFQRQFYLISKYIAIHGRDIDSCRQVLGHAIQDFNCFQQYIAIYLVYFTTNMTLGVTTVCVWEYLSKTALCEDHPDSEAKNISLHVNILCWANISISFILVIWSIESLDVSYVIDQFRRSLITMKTSAKAVEKILEFVESSRVRPRMGVTTTMVSSLISMFVALKFGQEQSVCNFEQMPNCTSHHGGIGYSTTLQP; from the exons ATGACAGATGCGATGTG TGACTGCGAGAGTGATAGTTCTAGCTCTTCTAGTGACTCTGAAGATGAAGTCAAACCCATCTTGACAGGACTCCATAAAACGTCTGAGTGTAGCGCTGATCTAGAGAATAATATTTTACCAAATGacagtgaggatgtgacgtcaccaCAAGTCTCAAGACGACTGCCTTTTGTTGTTCTATTGGTGATGAAACTTGTCTGTATCTTCCAGCATAGTCAAGTGACAGGAGTCAGAAGATGTTTCCGATGCAAATTGCAAGCGAGCAAAGAAAGAACAAAG TTTCTCCAATCAGAAGATCATTTAACCTGGTACATGATGAACAAACACTGCAGCTTCCAACCCCAAAATCAATGGTACGGAGAATCTGATGTAACCGCGTCATCGTATGAAAAACTTCTAGGCTCGTACAGTGAAAACACGGGAAGAGCAAGCCTGCCCCCTTGTCAGTGTTGTGAAAGTTACTGGTGGAACTACGATGGGGTACCAGAGAGATATGATGATAAAGAAAGAG GTATATCTGCTTGGAATCATCCAGGGAGTTGGTTTCTATCTACAACGATCGTATTTGGAGCCATTTCGGTGTTGATTTACGATTTCTGTTACTACGTCCATGCCATTGATATTTCACGCCACGTTCTTCATATTTTATCGTACAGCACATTTTTACTGATACTGCTTCAGTTTCCTGCTTTTAACTTTCTTTCTAAAGTAATGAGTGCCGCTTTCCAACAAAACCTAGCATGCTCATCGTGGACAATGGTCTTTAACGCACGGTACATCACTAAACGGCTTCAGTTTATTGGATTTGCACAGAAAG GTATCCCAGGCAAGGCTTTACTAACGGCCTGTTTCGTGTTACCTCCGATGGCAGCTGCGTATCGTGGATTTGTATACTTTCATTTTATGGGTTTCTTAACGACACATGCATTCATATCGGTTATTTGTTGCGGTGTGATCATGTTTCTGAGTGCCGTCTTCCAGTATGTAGTGTATCTGACTAGACTCTCCTTCCAACGGCAGTTTTATTTGATATCCAAATACATCGCGATACATGGAAGAGATATCGACTCTTGTCGACAAGTACTCGGCCACGCTATTCAAGACTTTAATTGTTTCCAACAATACATCGCGATATACTTGGTGTATTTCACAACCAATATGACGTTGGGAGTTACCACTGTTTGTGTGTGGGAGTATCTATCTAAGACGGCGCTTTGTGAGGACCACCCTGACAGTGAAGCCAAAAACATTAGTTTGCATGTGAATATACTCTGTTGGGCAAACATTTCAATCTCGTTTATACTGGTCATATGGTCAATCGAAAGCTTGGACGTCTCTTACGTCATCGATCAATTCCGAAGGTCACTCATTACCATGAAGACAAGTGCGAAAGCGGTAGAGAAAATCCTCGAATTTGTGGAAAGCTCAAGAGTAAGGCCAAGAATGGGAGTTACTACAACGATGGTATCATCGCTCATCAGTATGTTCGTGGCTTTGAAATTTGGACAGGAACAAAGCGTATGTAATTTTGAACAAATGCCGAATTGTACCAGCCATCATGGCGGTATAGGCTATAGTACCACACTTCAACCCTAA
- the LOC139960230 gene encoding uncharacterized protein isoform X1, whose protein sequence is MTDAMCDCESDSSSSSSDSEDEVKPILTGLHKTSECSADLENNILPNDSEDVTSPQVSRRLPFVVLLVMKLVCIFQHSQVTGVRRCFRCKLQASKERTKFQFLQSEDHLTWYMMNKHCSFQPQNQWYGESDVTASSYEKLLGSYSENTGRASLPPCQCCESYWWNYDGVPERYDDKERGISAWNHPGSWFLSTTIVFGAISVLIYDFCYYVHAIDISRHVLHILSYSTFLLILLQFPAFNFLSKVMSAAFQQNLACSSWTMVFNARYITKRLQFIGFAQKGIPGKALLTACFVLPPMAAAYRGFVYFHFMGFLTTHAFISVICCGVIMFLSAVFQYVVYLTRLSFQRQFYLISKYIAIHGRDIDSCRQVLGHAIQDFNCFQQYIAIYLVYFTTNMTLGVTTVCVWEYLSKTALCEDHPDSEAKNISLHVNILCWANISISFILVIWSIESLDVSYVIDQFRRSLITMKTSAKAVEKILEFVESSRVRPRMGVTTTMVSSLISMFVALKFGQEQSVCNFEQMPNCTSHHGGIGYSTTLQP, encoded by the exons ATGACAGATGCGATGTG TGACTGCGAGAGTGATAGTTCTAGCTCTTCTAGTGACTCTGAAGATGAAGTCAAACCCATCTTGACAGGACTCCATAAAACGTCTGAGTGTAGCGCTGATCTAGAGAATAATATTTTACCAAATGacagtgaggatgtgacgtcaccaCAAGTCTCAAGACGACTGCCTTTTGTTGTTCTATTGGTGATGAAACTTGTCTGTATCTTCCAGCATAGTCAAGTGACAGGAGTCAGAAGATGTTTCCGATGCAAATTGCAAGCGAGCAAAGAAAGAACAAAG TTTCAGTTTCTCCAATCAGAAGATCATTTAACCTGGTACATGATGAACAAACACTGCAGCTTCCAACCCCAAAATCAATGGTACGGAGAATCTGATGTAACCGCGTCATCGTATGAAAAACTTCTAGGCTCGTACAGTGAAAACACGGGAAGAGCAAGCCTGCCCCCTTGTCAGTGTTGTGAAAGTTACTGGTGGAACTACGATGGGGTACCAGAGAGATATGATGATAAAGAAAGAG GTATATCTGCTTGGAATCATCCAGGGAGTTGGTTTCTATCTACAACGATCGTATTTGGAGCCATTTCGGTGTTGATTTACGATTTCTGTTACTACGTCCATGCCATTGATATTTCACGCCACGTTCTTCATATTTTATCGTACAGCACATTTTTACTGATACTGCTTCAGTTTCCTGCTTTTAACTTTCTTTCTAAAGTAATGAGTGCCGCTTTCCAACAAAACCTAGCATGCTCATCGTGGACAATGGTCTTTAACGCACGGTACATCACTAAACGGCTTCAGTTTATTGGATTTGCACAGAAAG GTATCCCAGGCAAGGCTTTACTAACGGCCTGTTTCGTGTTACCTCCGATGGCAGCTGCGTATCGTGGATTTGTATACTTTCATTTTATGGGTTTCTTAACGACACATGCATTCATATCGGTTATTTGTTGCGGTGTGATCATGTTTCTGAGTGCCGTCTTCCAGTATGTAGTGTATCTGACTAGACTCTCCTTCCAACGGCAGTTTTATTTGATATCCAAATACATCGCGATACATGGAAGAGATATCGACTCTTGTCGACAAGTACTCGGCCACGCTATTCAAGACTTTAATTGTTTCCAACAATACATCGCGATATACTTGGTGTATTTCACAACCAATATGACGTTGGGAGTTACCACTGTTTGTGTGTGGGAGTATCTATCTAAGACGGCGCTTTGTGAGGACCACCCTGACAGTGAAGCCAAAAACATTAGTTTGCATGTGAATATACTCTGTTGGGCAAACATTTCAATCTCGTTTATACTGGTCATATGGTCAATCGAAAGCTTGGACGTCTCTTACGTCATCGATCAATTCCGAAGGTCACTCATTACCATGAAGACAAGTGCGAAAGCGGTAGAGAAAATCCTCGAATTTGTGGAAAGCTCAAGAGTAAGGCCAAGAATGGGAGTTACTACAACGATGGTATCATCGCTCATCAGTATGTTCGTGGCTTTGAAATTTGGACAGGAACAAAGCGTATGTAATTTTGAACAAATGCCGAATTGTACCAGCCATCATGGCGGTATAGGCTATAGTACCACACTTCAACCCTAA